One window of the Microbispora sp. ZYX-F-249 genome contains the following:
- a CDS encoding LysM peptidoglycan-binding domain-containing protein: MHSHRPTPAAVYSALALVALIVGPPVVLLGFLDPPHIPTGAELATPGDPAFLVNALLATAWLCWLMFTWSVLAEVMRRLRNVRERAVLRTPFQRLAAHLITTIAISSVAPAPQAVAATVTVAATPVDAPQIAQEGVVSEAVQHTMYRVKPHDTLWEIAKTHLGDPMRYREIVKLNEGRQMTDGATFTSDGWIRPGWVIRMPSDAKEPELQHTRVHVVREGESLWDIAERHLGDGKRYREIFKLNKGQPQHDGRQLTHPGEIEAGWRLRLPEKAPPDRAAEQAAVREPAPAHQETVTPNAIETPAALPAHPTPRVSIALPEGGVVGLSFAAGIAVALAAARVRQRVRRPIPGASEAVQIVALPKPEPAVQAVDEEFRQSTDPVPDDYDLVKDSFTTKPPATLDVGIRADRVVAVNLPGLNLCLNGDGAKDVVRALFTALVAQAEAHRVELVLSRDDAIELFGDDWDALAMHLPGLTLTPTFDDAVTHVASEHIHRTELLQDAEVGDLAAFRASRPDELVPELVLVGRLTGRDPSYLESFMEYAPRLGIGAILLGTRLAEAGCEVGTDFRAVGGDLDGTDLFHLYQQEAIVFQRRIAMQHGYEEPAEDEPAAEISVVENAPATTRIRLLVLGEVRVEIDGEPVDIPTAKGMEMLVLLAVHPNGRTREEICAELWPDVGEPQAGYRFHAALSDLRKRLWAATGTTRKETNFIEAESGTYRIDRQHVWIDLWEFHRALAEARKATDPEAKTAALDRAAEVCRGHLADGAPYLWIDLDHRDPLTLASVRALLQLGGIHERAGRPKRALEVMERALTLDPINEAAAAAVIRLLIELGRRDEARLRAQHLNTHLASLDLEPRCETQAAFKRLNVRQRS; encoded by the coding sequence ATGCACAGCCACCGCCCGACACCTGCCGCCGTCTACTCGGCACTGGCACTGGTGGCGCTGATCGTCGGGCCGCCCGTCGTCCTGCTCGGCTTCCTCGATCCGCCGCACATTCCCACGGGGGCGGAGCTGGCCACGCCAGGCGATCCGGCATTCCTGGTGAACGCGCTGCTGGCCACGGCATGGCTGTGCTGGCTGATGTTCACCTGGTCGGTGCTCGCCGAGGTGATGCGCCGCCTGCGGAATGTGCGTGAGCGTGCCGTGCTCCGGACGCCGTTCCAGCGGCTCGCCGCGCATCTCATCACGACGATCGCGATCTCGTCGGTCGCTCCGGCTCCCCAGGCAGTCGCCGCCACGGTCACCGTCGCCGCCACCCCCGTGGACGCTCCTCAGATCGCGCAGGAGGGCGTTGTCTCTGAGGCGGTTCAGCACACGATGTACCGGGTCAAGCCGCACGACACCCTGTGGGAGATCGCCAAAACGCATCTGGGCGACCCCATGCGATACCGGGAGATCGTAAAGCTGAACGAAGGCCGCCAGATGACCGACGGAGCTACCTTCACCTCCGACGGCTGGATCCGCCCCGGCTGGGTCATCCGGATGCCGTCGGACGCCAAGGAGCCGGAGCTGCAGCACACGCGGGTCCATGTCGTACGGGAAGGCGAAAGCCTGTGGGACATCGCCGAACGACACCTGGGGGATGGCAAGCGCTACCGGGAGATCTTCAAGCTCAACAAGGGCCAGCCCCAGCATGATGGCAGGCAGCTCACCCATCCAGGCGAGATCGAGGCCGGGTGGCGTCTCCGACTGCCGGAGAAGGCCCCGCCGGACAGGGCTGCCGAGCAGGCCGCAGTCCGAGAGCCCGCCCCTGCACACCAGGAGACCGTGACACCGAATGCCATCGAAACCCCGGCGGCACTTCCCGCACACCCCACACCGCGGGTGAGCATCGCCCTACCAGAGGGAGGAGTGGTCGGCCTGTCGTTCGCGGCGGGCATCGCCGTCGCCCTGGCCGCCGCACGCGTACGGCAACGCGTCCGGCGACCGATCCCGGGGGCGTCGGAAGCCGTTCAGATCGTGGCCCTGCCCAAGCCGGAGCCAGCAGTCCAGGCGGTTGACGAAGAGTTCCGGCAATCCACCGACCCGGTCCCGGACGACTACGACCTGGTCAAGGACTCCTTCACCACCAAGCCCCCTGCCACGCTGGATGTCGGCATACGCGCCGACAGGGTCGTCGCCGTGAACCTGCCCGGCCTGAACCTCTGCCTGAACGGGGACGGCGCAAAAGACGTCGTCCGGGCGCTGTTCACAGCTCTCGTCGCCCAGGCCGAGGCGCATCGTGTCGAGCTTGTCCTGTCTCGGGACGACGCGATCGAGCTATTCGGCGACGACTGGGACGCCCTCGCCATGCATCTGCCCGGCCTCACACTCACACCCACCTTCGACGACGCCGTCACGCACGTCGCCAGCGAGCACATCCACCGCACCGAACTGCTGCAAGACGCCGAAGTCGGCGACCTCGCCGCGTTTCGGGCCAGCAGGCCGGATGAGCTGGTCCCGGAGTTGGTGTTGGTCGGCCGGCTGACGGGCCGGGACCCGTCGTACCTCGAGTCGTTCATGGAATACGCCCCCCGCCTCGGAATCGGCGCCATCCTGCTCGGGACCCGGCTCGCGGAGGCCGGATGCGAGGTCGGGACGGACTTCCGAGCCGTCGGCGGCGACCTGGACGGCACCGACCTGTTCCACCTCTATCAGCAGGAAGCGATCGTCTTCCAACGCAGAATCGCGATGCAGCACGGTTATGAGGAGCCCGCTGAAGACGAGCCCGCGGCCGAGATTTCCGTCGTGGAGAACGCCCCGGCCACGACCCGCATCCGCCTGCTCGTGCTCGGTGAGGTACGCGTGGAGATCGACGGAGAACCGGTCGACATCCCAACCGCCAAAGGCATGGAGATGCTCGTGCTCCTCGCGGTTCATCCAAACGGCCGGACCCGGGAGGAGATCTGCGCCGAACTATGGCCCGATGTCGGCGAACCCCAGGCCGGGTACCGCTTCCACGCCGCACTCAGCGATCTGCGCAAGCGACTCTGGGCTGCCACAGGCACGACCCGCAAGGAGACGAACTTCATCGAAGCGGAAAGCGGGACCTACCGGATCGACCGCCAGCACGTCTGGATCGACCTCTGGGAGTTCCACCGCGCACTCGCCGAAGCGAGGAAAGCCACAGACCCTGAGGCCAAGACCGCCGCCCTGGACAGAGCCGCTGAGGTCTGCCGAGGCCACCTCGCCGACGGGGCACCGTATCTCTGGATCGACCTCGACCACAGAGACCCGCTCACCCTCGCCTCCGTACGGGCGCTCCTCCAGCTTGGAGGCATCCATGAGAGGGCCGGAAGACCGAAGCGGGCTCTGGAAGTCATGGAGCGGGCGCTGACGCTCGATCCCATCAACGAGGCCGCCGCGGCCGCCGTCATCCGCCTGCTCATCGAACTTGGCCGCCGAGACGAGGCACGCCTACGCGCCCAGCACCTCAACACCCACCTCGCCAGCCTCGATCTTGAGCCGAGGTGCGAGACTCAGGCGGCCTTCAAACGGCTCAACGTTCGCCAGCGATCCTGA
- a CDS encoding DUF2269 family protein, which translates to MTWWSVIRFLHVLGAALWVGGQLAVSLILLPLARRLLDAERRAAVLSAVGRRFGLFTVTAFLPLQLVTGVAMAAHKGVTWTSLAQPGYGRILAAKLLLFCAVMLTAGLHGWASGTGRPAAARALATAALVGSLGVVLLATALPGT; encoded by the coding sequence ATGACCTGGTGGTCGGTCATCCGGTTCCTGCACGTGCTCGGCGCGGCCCTGTGGGTCGGCGGTCAGCTGGCGGTCTCGCTCATCCTGCTGCCGCTGGCCCGTCGGCTGCTCGACGCCGAACGGCGGGCCGCCGTGCTCAGCGCGGTCGGGCGGCGGTTCGGCCTCTTCACGGTCACGGCGTTCCTTCCCCTCCAGCTCGTCACCGGGGTCGCCATGGCCGCGCACAAGGGCGTCACCTGGACCTCGCTCGCGCAGCCGGGTTACGGGCGGATCCTCGCCGCGAAGCTCCTGCTGTTCTGCGCGGTGATGCTGACGGCCGGACTGCACGGCTGGGCAAGCGGCACCGGGCGGCCGGCCGCCGCGCGGGCGCTCGCCACCGCCGCGCTCGTCGGCTCGCTCGGTGTCGTGCTCCTGGCCACCGCCCTGCCCGGGACGTAG
- a CDS encoding pilus assembly protein TadG-related protein, producing MLHGDRGSISGFVVVVMLAALVCLGLVVDGGQKIRAYREAYAVAEEAARAGAGVVDVDRAYAQGGRFELDSGNALAAARAYLASSGHRGSVAMTGGRTLLVTVNVSRPTVLLSLIGIGDVTATASASARMLQGIEQGE from the coding sequence ATGCTCCACGGCGACAGGGGATCGATCTCGGGATTCGTCGTGGTCGTCATGCTGGCCGCCTTGGTGTGCCTGGGCCTGGTTGTGGACGGCGGGCAGAAGATCCGCGCCTATCGGGAGGCGTACGCGGTCGCGGAGGAGGCCGCACGAGCGGGGGCCGGTGTCGTCGACGTCGACCGCGCATACGCCCAGGGCGGCCGGTTCGAGCTGGACAGCGGTAACGCGCTGGCCGCCGCCCGCGCGTACCTCGCCTCGTCGGGGCACCGGGGGAGCGTCGCGATGACGGGCGGGCGGACGCTGCTGGTCACGGTGAACGTGTCCCGGCCGACCGTGCTGCTGTCACTGATCGGCATCGGTGACGTGACGGCCACCGCGAGCGCCTCCGCCCGGATGCTGCAGGGAATCGAGCAGGGAGAGTAG
- a CDS encoding CPBP family intramembrane glutamic endopeptidase gives MTGRTSPAPAIATGRTARPLRWFFVLAYALSWLWLVPIALSGGTVIGGHGWPTHFPALAGPALAAVSVTAAYGGRRGLAGLGRRMLAVQVPVRWWSVALSPLLLLPVVLAVTAATGQPLPPLADFAVINGVPASWGVAGVALAVLLVNGFGEETGWRGYALPCAQARWSPLRSTLVVSVGWAGWHAPMFLVLQSFRGFTAVTVVGWFIGLLCGAVVLTWLYNRSGGSIALVAVWHAAYNMVSATKAAEGLLAATSTTLVITAAFFLIALELFAARRGTPSVLAPPAGTGRP, from the coding sequence ATGACCGGTCGCACATCCCCTGCCCCCGCCATCGCCACAGGCCGCACCGCCAGGCCCTTGCGGTGGTTCTTCGTCTTGGCCTATGCGCTGTCCTGGCTGTGGCTGGTCCCGATTGCGCTGTCCGGCGGAACCGTCATCGGCGGGCACGGGTGGCCGACCCACTTTCCCGCCCTCGCCGGCCCTGCCCTGGCCGCGGTCTCGGTCACCGCCGCCTACGGCGGCCGCCGTGGGCTGGCCGGGCTGGGCCGGCGCATGCTGGCGGTGCAGGTGCCGGTGCGGTGGTGGTCGGTGGCGCTCAGCCCTCTGCTACTGCTGCCCGTGGTCCTGGCGGTCACCGCCGCCACCGGGCAACCCTTGCCTCCTCTCGCGGACTTCGCCGTGATCAACGGTGTCCCCGCTTCCTGGGGAGTGGCCGGGGTGGCCCTCGCCGTGCTGCTGGTCAACGGCTTCGGCGAGGAGACAGGGTGGCGTGGTTACGCGCTGCCCTGCGCCCAGGCTCGGTGGAGTCCGCTGAGGTCCACACTGGTCGTCAGCGTCGGCTGGGCGGGCTGGCACGCCCCGATGTTCCTGGTGCTCCAATCGTTTCGCGGCTTCACCGCCGTCACCGTGGTGGGCTGGTTCATCGGTCTACTGTGCGGAGCCGTCGTACTGACCTGGCTGTACAACCGCAGCGGCGGCAGCATCGCACTGGTCGCTGTGTGGCACGCCGCCTACAACATGGTCTCGGCCACCAAAGCCGCCGAGGGACTGCTCGCCGCGACCAGCACCACCCTCGTCATCACGGCCGCGTTCTTCCTTATCGCCCTGGAGCTCTTCGCAGCGCGTCGCGGCACCCCCAGCGTTCTGGCTCCACCAGCCGGCACCGGCCGTCCCTGA
- a CDS encoding slipin family protein has product MIWVTAVAALLLAGALTGVRVLREYERAVVFRLGRLLPLRGPGLVVLVPLADRMVRVDLRTIALTIPPQEAITRDNVPVRVNAVAYFKVVDPVRSVNEVENHAVATSQLAQTSLRSVLGRHDLDALLAERDRLGESLQRVLDEHTEPWGVKVDLVEIKDVEIPEAMQRAIARQAEAERERRAKVINAEGELQAAQNLRDAARTLSADPAAIQLRYLQTLLELGGEGRSTIVYPVPIDLPTPSPGADRSPELPAALAAAARMPYGCACAQERRQPRPS; this is encoded by the coding sequence ATGATCTGGGTGACCGCCGTGGCGGCCCTTCTCCTGGCGGGCGCCCTGACAGGAGTGCGGGTGCTGCGCGAGTACGAACGGGCCGTCGTCTTCCGGCTCGGCCGGCTCCTGCCCCTGCGAGGACCCGGGCTCGTGGTCCTGGTCCCGCTGGCCGACCGGATGGTCCGCGTCGACCTGCGGACCATCGCCCTCACCATCCCGCCGCAGGAGGCGATCACCAGGGACAACGTCCCCGTCCGGGTCAACGCGGTCGCCTACTTCAAGGTCGTCGACCCGGTCCGGTCGGTCAACGAGGTGGAGAACCACGCGGTCGCCACCTCCCAGCTCGCCCAGACGAGCCTGCGCTCCGTACTCGGCCGCCACGACCTCGACGCCCTGCTTGCCGAACGCGACCGGCTGGGCGAGAGCCTGCAGAGGGTCCTCGACGAGCACACCGAGCCCTGGGGCGTGAAGGTCGACCTGGTCGAGATCAAGGACGTCGAGATCCCCGAGGCGATGCAGCGCGCCATCGCCCGTCAGGCCGAGGCCGAACGCGAACGCCGCGCCAAAGTGATCAACGCGGAGGGAGAGCTCCAGGCCGCGCAGAACCTGCGCGACGCCGCACGGACCCTGTCGGCCGACCCGGCCGCCATCCAGCTCCGCTACCTGCAGACCCTGCTCGAACTGGGCGGCGAAGGCCGTTCGACCATCGTCTACCCGGTGCCGATCGACCTGCCGACCCCCTCGCCCGGGGCCGATCGGTCACCCGAGCTTCCCGCCGCGCTCGCCGCCGCTGCCCGCATGCCATACGGCTGCGCCTGCGCACAGGAGCGGCGGCAGCCGCGGCCCTCCTGA
- a CDS encoding multicopper oxidase domain-containing protein, with product MGPVTVTIGKKGDTEPPPPRASWHLRANAIVVAWIALAIAAAVSPGVLPAPRWLVIHVFLLGAVTTAIVIWSEHFAAALLRVGAPERRWSITRLATLNAATVAVLYGVAVGPWPVAAAGAAAVVGVVVWHATVLAGMLKRALPGPFGHVIGWYLAAAGALAVGGALGGLLAAHVGNGPMYERLHAAHAETNLFGWVALTVLGTLFTLWPTVLRARLSPLTRRCSRLALRLAVAGLGLMLPSLLLGLRWVAVAGLAVYLAAAAVALTPLAETLRRRRPHTGAAWTLGAGVAWFGIALITDLVLVAIRTADDLPAALEPLLPLVLAGFAAQVLLGSLMHLLPAVLGGGPARFKQNAALLERGWPYRLAAANLGVPLLSLPVPEPLGLLGWALVLAPAVAFVALAVTALLLARHPQGRVSPAPLGVVVGCLLTAAAVAVAMSGGAGSARLDVVPGAQRTVEVTLAAMRVRPAVVNAPSGARLTLRVTNADAQRHDLRLSTGDRTPMLAPGETAVLKLAPLAGPVEGACTVAGHKAAGMTMRIVPAPAAASAESSYAGHSQHMGHAGMDLSGTAGTGQPSIARPEATALDPGAPMSAGWTPYDATLKPAAGGKEHRVEIRVKETDLEVAPGVRRRMWTFDGSVPGPTLRGRVGDVFVVTFVNDGTIGHGIDFHAGAVAPDGPMRTIDPGQRLTYRFRADRAGAWLYHCSTMPMSLHIANGMYGAVVIDPPDLPTVDREFVLVQGELYLGRPDQDDLGSRILEGRPDGWMFNGTAAGYDHAPLTAEAGERVRIWVVAGGPGTGTAFHVVGVPFDTVYKEGAYLLKRGDPGGAQVLDLAPAQGGFAELVFPEPGHYPFVDHTMPRAEAGAHGLFAVSAP from the coding sequence ATGGGACCCGTCACGGTGACGATCGGGAAGAAGGGCGACACAGAGCCCCCGCCGCCGCGGGCGTCGTGGCATCTGCGCGCCAATGCGATCGTCGTCGCCTGGATCGCACTGGCGATCGCGGCGGCGGTGTCGCCGGGCGTGTTGCCCGCGCCGCGGTGGCTGGTGATCCATGTCTTCCTGCTCGGCGCGGTCACCACCGCGATCGTGATCTGGAGTGAGCACTTCGCCGCGGCGCTGCTGCGCGTCGGCGCGCCCGAGCGGCGGTGGAGCATCACCCGGCTGGCCACGCTGAACGCCGCGACCGTGGCCGTGCTGTACGGCGTGGCCGTCGGACCGTGGCCTGTGGCGGCTGCCGGGGCCGCGGCGGTGGTCGGCGTGGTCGTCTGGCATGCCACGGTGCTGGCCGGGATGCTCAAACGGGCGCTGCCCGGTCCGTTCGGCCATGTCATCGGCTGGTATCTGGCGGCCGCGGGTGCGCTGGCGGTGGGCGGCGCCTTGGGTGGGCTGCTCGCCGCGCACGTGGGGAACGGCCCGATGTACGAGCGGCTGCACGCCGCGCACGCCGAGACGAACCTGTTCGGCTGGGTGGCCCTGACGGTGCTCGGCACGCTGTTCACGCTCTGGCCGACGGTCCTGCGGGCGCGGCTTTCCCCGTTGACCCGGCGCTGCTCCCGCCTGGCGCTGCGGCTTGCCGTGGCGGGTCTCGGTCTGATGCTGCCCAGCCTGCTGCTGGGGCTGCGCTGGGTCGCGGTGGCCGGGCTGGCGGTGTATCTGGCCGCGGCGGCCGTGGCGTTGACCCCTCTGGCGGAGACGCTGCGGCGGCGTCGGCCGCACACGGGAGCGGCCTGGACGCTGGGGGCGGGGGTGGCGTGGTTCGGGATCGCGCTCATCACCGATCTCGTGCTGGTCGCCATCCGTACCGCTGACGACCTGCCGGCGGCTCTGGAGCCGCTGCTGCCGCTGGTGCTGGCCGGGTTCGCCGCCCAGGTGCTGCTGGGGTCGCTCATGCACCTGCTGCCCGCGGTGCTCGGGGGCGGGCCGGCCCGCTTCAAGCAGAACGCGGCTCTGCTGGAGCGGGGCTGGCCCTACCGCCTGGCGGCGGCCAACCTCGGGGTGCCGCTTCTCTCGCTGCCGGTGCCCGAACCCCTCGGCCTGCTCGGCTGGGCGCTCGTCCTCGCCCCCGCGGTCGCCTTCGTCGCGCTTGCCGTGACCGCGCTCCTGCTGGCGCGTCACCCGCAGGGCCGGGTGTCGCCCGCTCCCCTCGGCGTGGTCGTCGGCTGCCTGCTGACGGCCGCCGCCGTCGCCGTCGCCATGTCCGGGGGCGCCGGGTCGGCCCGGCTGGACGTCGTTCCCGGTGCGCAGAGAACGGTCGAGGTGACGCTCGCCGCGATGCGCGTACGGCCCGCGGTCGTCAACGCCCCCTCCGGCGCGCGGCTGACGCTCCGGGTGACCAACGCTGACGCCCAGCGACACGACCTGAGGCTGTCCACCGGTGACCGCACTCCGATGCTCGCCCCCGGCGAGACCGCCGTGCTGAAGCTCGCCCCGCTGGCCGGACCGGTGGAGGGCGCGTGCACCGTCGCGGGGCATAAGGCGGCTGGCATGACCATGCGCATCGTGCCCGCTCCGGCGGCTGCGAGCGCCGAATCCTCCTATGCGGGACACTCGCAGCATATGGGACATGCGGGCATGGACCTTTCTGGCACGGCTGGCACCGGACAGCCGAGCATCGCCCGGCCGGAAGCGACCGCCCTCGACCCCGGCGCGCCGATGTCGGCGGGGTGGACGCCGTACGACGCCACCTTGAAGCCCGCGGCGGGGGGCAAGGAGCACCGGGTCGAGATCCGGGTGAAGGAGACCGATCTCGAGGTCGCGCCGGGCGTGCGCCGCCGCATGTGGACCTTCGACGGCTCGGTTCCCGGCCCGACGCTGCGCGGCCGGGTGGGAGACGTGTTCGTCGTGACGTTCGTCAACGACGGGACCATCGGTCACGGCATCGACTTCCACGCCGGGGCCGTCGCCCCCGACGGGCCGATGCGGACCATCGACCCCGGGCAGCGGCTCACCTACCGCTTCCGCGCCGACCGGGCCGGAGCCTGGCTGTACCACTGCTCCACCATGCCCATGAGCCTGCACATCGCGAACGGCATGTACGGCGCCGTCGTCATCGACCCGCCGGACCTGCCGACGGTGGACCGTGAGTTCGTGCTCGTCCAGGGCGAGCTCTACCTCGGGCGACCCGACCAGGACGACCTGGGCTCGCGGATCCTCGAGGGCCGGCCGGACGGATGGATGTTCAACGGCACCGCCGCCGGTTACGACCACGCCCCTCTCACGGCCGAAGCCGGCGAGCGGGTGCGCATCTGGGTGGTCGCCGGCGGTCCGGGGACGGGAACCGCCTTCCACGTGGTCGGCGTGCCGTTCGACACCGTCTACAAGGAAGGCGCATATCTACTCAAGAGGGGCGACCCGGGCGGCGCTCAGGTGCTGGACCTCGCCCCGGCCCAGGGCGGCTTCGCCGAGCTGGTGTTCCCGGAACCCGGGCACTACCCCTTCGTCGACCACACGATGCCGCGCGCCGAGGCCGGCGCCCACGGGCTCTTCGCGGTGAGCGCGCCATGA
- a CDS encoding hemerythrin domain-containing protein yields MAISDVFTETFRDEHREVRNLLFTLIDAFTAHDATTARHVVSAIATATGPHFRYEEESMYPRLVPIFGEEYVGKLIADHDGAIRNLRELVELADHGQIDQAQAERGIELTRQILPHVSDCDGLSIMVETLPQDDVLDILAVREAALEKNVDLLTWAGSVRARRA; encoded by the coding sequence TTGGCAATTTCCGACGTCTTTACTGAGACATTCCGTGATGAGCACCGCGAGGTCCGGAACCTACTGTTCACCCTGATCGACGCCTTCACCGCGCATGACGCGACGACGGCTCGCCATGTCGTCTCCGCCATCGCCACGGCGACCGGCCCGCACTTCCGGTACGAGGAAGAGTCGATGTATCCACGGCTGGTGCCCATCTTCGGCGAGGAGTACGTCGGGAAGCTGATCGCCGATCACGACGGCGCCATCCGCAACCTCCGCGAGCTGGTGGAGCTCGCCGACCACGGGCAGATCGATCAGGCCCAGGCCGAGCGCGGCATCGAACTGACCCGGCAAATCCTCCCGCACGTCAGTGACTGCGACGGCCTGTCCATCATGGTGGAGACGCTGCCGCAGGACGACGTGCTCGACATCCTGGCCGTCCGCGAGGCCGCCCTGGAAAAGAACGTGGACCTTCTCACCTGGGCCGGCTCCGTCCGCGCACGACGCGCCTGA
- the narI gene encoding respiratory nitrate reductase subunit gamma yields MKAKGDRNDGGHHGRHVWRYRYNKFGWTTRSSQMYESRLLRIGSPLFHFGILVVALGHVGGLVIPKTWTEAAGVSEHTYHLTAVVLGTIAGICTVAGLAILIYRRRTVGPVFTATTRNDKLMYALLALTIALGLAATVVANIVGGGYDYRTTISPWFWSVFYLQPEGELMAGAPILFKLHALSALVLFSVWPFTRLVHMLTAPVGYLTRPYIVYRSRDDQRGSRPPRRGWEPAGRL; encoded by the coding sequence ATGAAGGCCAAGGGCGACCGCAACGACGGCGGCCATCACGGCCGCCACGTGTGGCGCTACCGCTACAACAAGTTCGGCTGGACGACCCGGTCGTCCCAGATGTACGAGTCGCGGCTGCTGCGTATCGGCAGCCCGCTGTTCCACTTCGGCATCCTGGTCGTGGCGCTCGGCCACGTGGGCGGCCTGGTGATCCCCAAGACCTGGACCGAGGCGGCCGGAGTGAGCGAGCACACCTACCACCTGACGGCGGTCGTGCTCGGCACGATCGCGGGCATCTGCACGGTCGCCGGCCTGGCGATCCTCATCTACCGCCGCCGCACGGTCGGCCCGGTCTTCACCGCCACCACCCGCAACGACAAGCTGATGTACGCGCTGCTCGCCCTGACGATCGCGCTCGGGCTGGCCGCCACCGTCGTCGCCAACATCGTCGGCGGCGGCTACGACTACCGCACGACGATCTCGCCGTGGTTCTGGTCGGTCTTCTACCTCCAGCCGGAGGGCGAGCTGATGGCAGGTGCGCCGATCCTGTTCAAGCTGCACGCGCTCAGCGCGCTCGTCCTGTTCTCCGTCTGGCCATTCACCCGGCTCGTGCACATGCTCACCGCACCCGTCGGCTACCTCACCCGCCCGTACATCGTCTACCGCAGCCGCGACGACCAGCGCGGCTCCCGCCCGCCGCGCCGCGGCTGGGAGCCCGCCGGCCGCCTCTGA